The Cryobacterium sp. SO1 genomic sequence ATGAGCCGGAACACACCGGTGACACGACCGGGATGGGCACCATCCGTCTGCTCGAAGCCGTCCGGATGGCGGGTATTCACCCGCGGTTCTACCAGGCGTCCAGTTCGGAAATGTTCGGTGCCACGCCGCCGCCGCAGAACGAGGACACCCCGTTCTACCCGCGGTCCCCCTACGGTGCGGCGAAGGTGTACTCGTACTGGGTGACCAAGAACTACCGGGAGGCGTACGACATGTTCGCCGTGAACGGGATCCTGTTCAACCACGAGTCCCCGCGCCGTGGTGAAACGTTCGTGACGCGCAAGATCACCCGGGCCGTCGCTGCGATCAAGGCCGGCACCCAGGACCACGTGTACCTGGGCAACCTGGACTCGATCCGGGACTGGGGTTACGCCGCCGAGTATGTCGAGGGCATGTGGCGGATGTTGCAGGCCGACGAACCGGACGACTTCGTCCTCGCCACCGGCGGCAACTTCACCGTGCGGGACTTCGTGGAAACCTCCTTCAGCCACGCCGGCCTGAACTGGGAAGATCACGTCAAGTTCGACGAACGTTACCTGCGCCCGACCGAGGTCGACGCTCTGGTCGGCGACGCGTCCAAGGCTCAGGACAAGCTCGGCTGGAAGGCCGAAGTGGATACCGCCGAGCTGGCCCGGATCATGGTCGACGCCGACATCGCCGCGCTGTCGCACTCGGGTCGGCCGTGGATCGATGAGGTCAAGCTGACCAGCTGGGGCACCAAGGCGCCTCAAGTGGGAAGTGAAGTAGCGTGAGCGGCGCCGCGACGGACACCCGCGACCAGGTCGACTTCACCCCGGCCGCGCTGGACCGGGATGCCCGGTTCTATGTGGCCGGGCACCGCGGTCTGGTCGGTTCCGCGATCTGGCGGCGACTGGAGGCGGAGGGCTTCACCGACCTCGTCGGGCGTGGCTCGGCCGAGCTGGACTTGAAGGACCGTGACGCGGTGTTCGCGTTCTTCGCCGAGACCACTCCTCGGTATGTGGTGTTGGCGGCGGCGAAGGTCGGCGGGATCCTGGCCAACAGCACCTACCCAGTGGACTTCCTCAGCGACAACCTCCGCATCCAGGTCAACGTGCTCGACGCCGCCCTCAAGTACGGTGTGGAACGCCTCCTGTTTCTGGGGTCGTCCTGCATTTACCCGCGCTTGGCGCCGCAGCCGATCCGGGAAGACACCCTCCTCACCGGGCACCTCGAGCCCACCAACGACGCGTACGCCATCGCGAAGATCGCCGGGATCCTGCAGATCCAGGCGATCCGCAGGCAGTATGGACTGCCGTGGATCTCGGCGATGCCCACGAACCTCTACGGGCCCGGCGATAACTTCTCGCCCACGGGTTCGCACGTGTTGCCGGCGCTGATCCGCCGCTACGACGGAGCCGCCCAATCCGGTGCGACCAGTGTCACGAACTGGGGCACCGGTACGCCGCGGCGGGAGTTCCTGCACGTGGACGACATGGCTGAGGCGTGCCTGCACCTGCTGGAGCACTACGACGGGCCCGAACAGGTCAACGTGGGTACCGGCAGTGACGTCACAATCCGCGAGATCGCCGAGACGATCGCCCGTGTGGTCGGTTTCACCGGCACCACGGAGTGGGACACCGACAAGCCAGATGGCACCCCGCAGAAGCTGCTGGATGTGAGCAAACTCGCCCACGCAGGCTGGACGGCCAAGATCGGCCTCGAAGACGGCATCCGCTCCACCGTGCGGTGGTACCGCGACCGCGCCACCACCCTGCGGGAGTAGCCGCTCACCGCCGAAAGGCGGATTGGCCGGGAAGATTCCAGTCATTCGTTGAGGTGCAATTGACACCCACAGTTCACAGAAATGAAACACGCCAACTGGATATCCGCTGATAATTTCCTCTAGTGTTGGTTTATGCCCCCCATTCGGGGAGGGGGCCGCTTCGATCGAAGCATCGCCAGTGTCGGCACATTCATCGCACAGCAACAGGGGGTACAACCATGTTCAAGCCGTCCTTAGTGGCAGCCGCTCTCGCGGTTCTCGTCGTCTTCGCGTTACCGGCCCCGGCCAACGCCACCGGCTACGTGCCTGACGACAACATCAGCGTCGCGGGTGACATCACGCCTGATGCCACCGTCAGGGTCAGCTTCACCGACGGGTCCTTCACCCCTGATGAAGAGGTGTCCTTCACTCTCTCCGGCGAAACCGCGCTGGATGCCACTCTCGCGACCATCAAGTCGGTCGTGAACTCGCCGAGCATGGTCAAGACGGGCACCGACACGGGCTCCGTCGCTCTGGACGTCACCCTGCCGAAAGATGCCTCAGGGACCTATACCATCACCGCAACCGGTCTCACCTCTGGAACCACTGGCACGTCGAGCCTCACCGTCTCACACACTGACGCCGCTGCGAGCGCCGGCGCAAGCATCCGCGCGACCAGCGGCGGGCTCACCGGCAGCGGCTACAACGGGCCCGTGCTCGTCATCTGGGGTGCAGTCGGCACGATGCTCCTCGGTGTGGCGTTGGTCGTCGTGCTCGGCGTCGTTCGCCGCCAGCGCGCAACCGTATAGCGCACAGCCCGAGCGACCGGACAGGCCGTGAGCTCACCCGGTACTGTTCGCCGCCAACTCGAAAACCAATCGTCGCCGACACGGCAGCCCAGGGGCTGCCGTTAGGCTTGTCCTATGGGGAATGAAGAATGAAAATATCAGTCATCGGCTGTGGCTACCTCGGCGCCGTCCACGCATCAGCTATGGCTGAGCTGGGCCATGAGGTTGTTGGCATCGACGTCGACGCGGCCAAGATCGCGGCGCTGTCCGCCGGCAGAACTCCGTTCTTCGAGCCCGGCCTGCCCGAGGTGCTGACCTCCGCCATAGCATCGGGCCGGTTGCGCTTCAGTACCGACATCGCGGATGCGGCAGGCGCCTCTGTGCACTTCGTGGCCGTCGGTACCCCGCAGAAGAAGGGCAGCAACGCCGCCGATCTCAGCTACGTGGACGCGGCGGTTGAGGCGCTGCTGCCGCACTTGCACGCGGGTGACCTTATCGTGGGAAAGAGCACCGTGCCTGTGGGCACTGCAGCACGGCTCGCCGCGGTCGTCGCGGCCTCCGGATCTGGCGCGACCCTGGCCTGGAACCCCGAGTTCCTCCGCGAAGGGTTCGCTGTGCAAGACACCATCGCCCCGGACCGGCTCGTTTACGGCGTTCCCGCTGGGGAAGCCGGAGAGCGCGCTGTCGCTCAGCTCAATGAGGTCTACGTGTCGGCAATGGCCACCAAGACCCCGCTGGTCGTCACCGACTATGCCACAGCCGAGCTGGTCAAGGTCGCCGCGAACGCGTTCCTGGCCACCAAGATCAGCTTCATCAACGCCATGGCCGAGATCGCCGAAGTATCCGGCGCCGACGTCACCCAGCTCGCCGACGCGATCGGCTATGACTCACGCATCGGCCGCCGGTTCCTCAACGCCGGAGTCGGCTTCGGCGGCGGTTGCCTCCCCAAGGACATTCGGGCGTTCACTGCCCGGGCCGAAGAGCTCGGCCGCGGCGAATCCGTGGCCTTCCTCAAGGAGGTCGATGCCATCAACCTGCGCCGCCGGCAGCGAGTTGTGGACCTGGCCGTTGCAGCGCTGAACCGTCCTGTGTACAAGGCCAAGGTCGCCGTGCTCGGGCTCAGCTTCAAGCCGCACTCCGACGACGTGCGCGACTCCCCGGCCCTCGATGTGGCCGTGCAGCTGCGCGGCCTCGGCGCGGACGTCGTCGCCACCGACCCGCAGGCGATCGAGAACTCGCGCGCCCGGCACCCGCAGCTCAGCTACTCGAGCGAGATCGAAGAGACCCTGCGTGGCGCGGCCGCAGTGGTGCTCGTCACCGAGTGGCCGGAATTCAAGGCCATCGACCCGGTCTGGGCCGCCACACTGGTGGAGACTCGGACGATCATCGATGGTCGCAACACCCTGAACGCAGCCGAGTGGCGTGCAGCCGGCTGGACCTACTACGGATTGGGCCGACCCTAATGGCCATGTCGCGCCCCCGCTTGGTCGCTTTCGACCTCGATGACACCCTGGCACCCTCGAAGTCACCGATGAACCCGCAAATGGCCGCACTGCTGGTGCGCCTGCTCGATGTGGCCCAGGTGTGCGTTATCTCCGGTGGACAGTTCTCCCAGTTCACCATGCAGGTCATCGACAAGCTCACCGATGTCGACGCCGCAGCGCTGACCCGCCTGCATTTGATGCCTACCTGCGGTACCCAGTACTACCGCCACCAGAACGACGGCTGGGAGCAGATCTACGCGGAAAACCTCACAGACGACCAGAAACACCGTGCGCTGACCGCTGCGGAAAAGACCGCGCGGGCGCTCGGGTACTGGGAAAGCGACACCTGGGGCCCGATCCTTGAAGACCGCGGATCGCAGATCACCTTCTCAGCCCTCGGCCAGGCAGCCCCTGTGGCGGCCAAGACCCAGTGGGATGCTGACGGCACCAAGAAGACGGCTCTGCGCGAGGCCGTGCAGGCCCTGCTGCCCGACCTCGAGGTACGCTCAGGGGGCTCCACCTCGGTGGACATCACTCGCCGCGGCATCGACAAGGCGTACGGCATGAACCGCCTCGCCGATCTCACCGGAATCCCGTTGGCCGACATGCTTTTCGTCGGAGACCGTCTCGACGAGAACGGCAACGACTATCCGGTCAAGGCCATGGGCGTCGACTGCGTCGCCGTGGAGGACTGGGAGGACACCGTCGCCTTTCTCGACAAGCTCATTCCGACGTTGGAGACCGTTTCCCCGTAGCTTCGGACGGTGGCGGCGGGGCATCGTCTGAGCTGGCTGAAAGAAGATGATCGTCGATACGCGCGTACATCGCGGTGAGCGGCTGGTCGATCTCGCGTTGGAACCAGCGGCGCAGCTTGGAACGGGTAGCCGGCATGGGCACATCCTCTTCGGGGAGCATGTTTGCCACGCCGGCGGGTCCGGCGTGTGATCGCGGCCGGGTCAGGGATGCGAACGTTGGCCACCATACCCCGGCCAGGGCCCGGGGGCGATGCCCCGGCGGCCGTGACGATCTGCTCGACGGGTCTGGTTCTTTTCGGGCTCCGAACCGGGGCATCCCCCGTGGTGAGCGGTGACCGGTGCTGGCAGGCGTGGAGAGGGCGGTGCGGCGCACCCCCGGGTGGGGGCTCCTTACTGGCCGGCGAGACCATCCTGGATGCGCTGGGCCTGGTCGGGGCAGTCCTTGGCGGCCGACTGCTCGAGCACGTTGTGCGCGAGTTCTAGACGGGACTCCTCGGAGAGCCCTTCGGTGGCATAGCCGGAAAGCAGCTGATCGACGGCGGCATTGAGATCCAGGTCGGGACGCTCGGCCAGATTCGTGCAGACCAGCTGGCTGTACAGGCTCACCACGGTGGTGGTCTGCTTGGCGACCTCTTCGGGTTCGCTGAGCGCGCTTGGCGTTGGCGTTGGCGTGGCAGTCGTGGTTGCAACGGGTGTTCGGCCAGTTGTCGGCGCGGCCGAGGGAGTGCCGGCGACGGTGCAACCGGTGAGCAGGATGACGACGCAGAGAAGGATGGTGGAAGCTAGTGTGCGCATTGGCTGAGCCTAGTCAGCCCGGCTGGGAGCCGCGAATCGAGTGGGCACCGGGGGCAGGAGTGACCCCCCTTCGGGTGTCGGCACAATGGGGGACACTATCCGGGCCTGAACCGGCGGTCTATGGTGTGCGCACCGCAACTCCACCGGTCCGCAGGAGGCAACCCGATGCCCGAAGTGCAGAACGCGCCAACGCGCCGTCAGGCTCCGCCTGCTCCCGGCCGCCGGGCCTGGCGGATCGTCTTCGACGTGTTCAGCGTGTTCGCGGTGGTGGTGCTCGGGGGGGCCGCGGTCACGGTGTGGAACCTCTCTCAAAGCTTCGAGGCGGTGGAGAAGATCCCCGAGGCGTTCCCGGCCGATGAGTCGGTGCGGCCGCCGGTGGCGACCGGCGCGGCGGCCTCCGCGTTGAACTTTCTGCTGCTGGGCTCCGACAGTCGGGGCGCCAGCACCGGGTCGATCGCCAACCTCAGCGGGCAACGCTCCGACACCATCGTGATCGTGCACGTGCCGGCCGACCGCCAGACGCTGTCGGTGATGTCGATTCCCCGGGACAGCTGGTTGGAGGTGCCCGGCTTCGGTGAGGCGAAGATCAACGCGGCGCTGTCGTTCGGCGGGGTACCGCTAGCGGTGCAGACGGTGGAGGGGCTGCTGGGCTCGCGCATCGATCATGTGGCGGTGGTGGACTTCGCCGGGTTCGCCGCGCTGACAAATGCGCTCGGCGGCGTAGACATCGACAACCCCATCGCCTTCGATTCGTACCACCTGGCGGGGCACACGTTCCCGCAGGGGACGCAGCACCTCGACGGCACCGAGGCGCTGGCCTTCGCCCGGGAGCGCTACGCGTTCACCGACGGGGACTTCCAGCGGGTGCGCAACCAGCAGCTGCTGATCCGCGCGCTGCTCAGCGGCCTGATGCAGAAGTCGGTGCTGGCGAGCCCGGCCACGATGGGCGGGGTGGTGGAGGCGGTCAGCCCGAACCTGGCGATCGACGAGGAGCTCTCGGCCACCGACCTGGTGAGCCTGGGCGTGGAACTGCGTGAGGTGCGGGAGGGCGACGTGAGCTTCTTCACCATCCCCACAGCGGGCACCGGGACCTCCGCCGACGGGCAGTCGATCGTGAACCTCGATTGGGCGGCGCTGCCGGCTCTGCAGGAGGCTTACCGCTCCGATACCGTGGCGGCGCTGGTGAGGCCGCTGCAGGCCGCTGGGTGAGCGTCAGTTCAGCTGACTGGGACGGCCGGGGGAGCGGGCGGTGACGGTGGCGAGCAGGGCCAAGGCCAGCAGGGCGCCGAGGGCCGCGCCGGCGCTGTTGGCGAGAACGTCGATACTGGTGGCATAGCGGGCCGGCAGGAAGACCAATTGGCCGAGCTCGATGAGGCTGCTGGCGGTGAAACCGGCCAGGATCGCCAGCCACCAGCGCGCCGAGCCCAGCAGAACCACGCCCAGCAGCCCCACGGGTAGGAACAGGGCGAAGTTCGCGGTGAATTCGACCAGGGTGTAATTCAGCCAGTGAGGCACGCCGTGAGCGTGGAGGCGGGCCAGCACCGTCACGATGGTGCCGTGCGCGCCGCGGTCCACCGGGGTGGGCCAGAACGCGATCAGCGTGAGCGTGAGCAGGTACGTGGCGGCCAGCCAGCGGGCCGCCGTGCGCAGAGTGGCGTGGCGGCGTTGTGCCAGAGCGTTCACGTGACCTCCCACGGGCAGCGGGCAACGGCCTCCGGCAGGGTGCATCGCGGGAGGACATCACCGTCAACGGACCAAGCTCCAAGCGTAACGAGCCCCGGCTGGGAGCAACAGGTGCGCGCTCAGCGCCCGCCGGGACCCTCGACGCGCTTGGGCAGCAGGAACACCAGCAGCAGGGCCACCACGCTCAGTGCGGCGCTGACCGCCATGGCCAGGGTGGCGCTGTCGGTGAAGCCGGTGGCAACGGCATCCGGGCCGGGGCCGGCCACCACCAGGGTGCCGAAGAAGACGCTGCCCACCACGGCGATACCCGCGGCGCTGCCCACCCGCTGCATCACGCCGACAACACCGCTGGCCGCCCCGGCCTCGGTAGAGTCGACGGTGGCGACGATGAACGACACGTTCGGGGCGATGAAGCAGCCGCTCCCGAGGCCCGCGATGAATAGCGGCGGCAGCAGGATCCAGTTCGTGAGGTTGGCCGGCTCGGTGACGAGCAGCACCAGCCAGATCCAGACCAGGCCGATGGTGACCAGGCCCACACCGGCGACGAGCACGGTGCGACCCAGGTGCTGGGTGAGCCGGTTGCTCTGCGACGATGCGACGATCGAGCCGATCGCGAACGGGATGGACACCAGGCCGGACTCCAGCGCGGTGTGGCCGAGGCCCGCCTGCCAGAGGATCGAGATGGTAAAGAAGATGCTGGTGAAGGCCGCGAAGTACACCAGGGCCAGAATCACACCGCCGGTGAACGCAGGGTGCGAGAACAGGTGCGGCGGCACGAGCGGGCTCTGCCCGCGCTTGCTCACTCGCACCTCCCAGGCGCCGAACGCCACGATGAGCAGGGCGCCGGCGGCGAGCACCAGGTAAGTCCAGAGCGGCCAGCCGCGGTCCTGGCCTTCGATCAGCGGCACCAGCAACGCCACCAGGCCGGCCGACACGAGCAGCAGACCCACCCAGTCGATGCGGGATGCCTGCGCGCCCGTGGTGGCCTTGGTGCCGGTGCCTGAGGGCAGCAGTACCGCCGCGGCGATGAGGGCGGCCACGCCGATCGGCAGGTTCACCCAGAACACCAAGCGCCAGCCGTTCTCCACGCCGAAGGCCTCGATGATCAGGCCGCCCACGATGGGGCCGAGTGCCGTGGATACGCCGATGACCGACCCCATGATGGCGAACGCCTTGCCGCGGAAACGCGGCGGGAACATCAGTTGGATGACGGCGGTCACGGCCGGGACGAAGATGCCGCCGGCCAGGCCCTGCAGCACCCGGGCCACGATGAGCTGGAGTTGGTTCTGCGCCAGGCCGCAGGCCAGGCTCGCTACGGTGAAGAGCGCCAGCCCGGTGAAGAACACCCACTTGTGACCGATCCGGTCGCCGATGCGACCGGCCGGGATGAGCGCGAGGCCGAACGCGAGGGCGTAGCCGGAGATGATCCACGACAGCGTCGCCTCCGAGGCGTTCAGGCTGGTCTGGATGCTCGGCAACGCGACGTTCACGATCGTGGTGTCCAGCAGCGCCATGAACATCCCCGCGAGCAGCACGATGAGGGCCTGCCAGGCTCGGCGGGTGACCACCGGGGCCGAGGCGGTGCTGGGGGAGTCAGTCATGGCGGGCCTTTCCGGGCGCAAAGGAACAGAAAAACCCCCACTCGCAACGAGTGGGGGTTTGTTTCTGTCGGGGTAACAGGATTTGAACCTGCGACCTCGTCGTCCCGAACGACGCGCGCTACCAAGCTGCGCCATACCCCGATGGCCCTGTGGACCTCGACAAGTATAACCCCATCGGGTCCCGGGGTTTCGACACGCTCGACCGACGAACAGCCGTTACGGGATCTTGCCGACGACCACGGTCACGGTACCGCCCGGGATGACCGGACTGCCCGCGGCGGGGGCCTGGGACAGCACCTTGCCGTTCTGGCCCGGGTCGGTCACCGGCTGCTCACTGGTCACCACGCCGAAACCGCTGAGCGTGCCCTTGGCCTGGTCGAGCGTCTGCCCGACCACGTTGGGCAGCAGGATCTGCGACCCGTTGCTGGAGTACACCGTCACGGTGGCGCCGGTGCTGGTGGTTGCGCCGCCGGCGGGGTCGCTGCGCGCCACGGTGCCGGCGGGCAGCTCGGAGTCGGTCTGCCCGCCGTCGAGGAAGCCGAAGCCGGCGCCCTCGATGGTGCTGCGGGCCTGATCCACGCTCTGGCCGCGCACGTCGGGCACGGTGACCTGCACACCGCGGATGAGGTTGTTCGCGGCCTCGTCGAACTCTTCGCCGCCGTACTTGGCGTTGGCGACGCTCATGATGTCGGGCCACATCCGGTGCCGGGCCGTGGCGGCGGACCCGCTGTCGAACCTGACGCTCCGCTGGTTGGTGTCGAACCCGGTGACGCTCACCACTCCCACGACGGTGGCGACCTCGGTGGTCGCGCCACTCATCCAGGTGTCCTTGCTGCCGTCGGTGGTACCGGTCTTACCGATCATGTCCAGCCGCGGCGACGTGTTGCGGTTCGACTCCCCGGCGGAACCCTGGGTCATCACCCGCTCCATGGCGTATGCCATGCCGGCGGCCACTTCGGGCTTCACGGACTCCGTGCAAGTGGACACCGGCGCGGGAATCTCCACGCCGTCCGCACCGATGATGCGGTCGATCACGATGGGGGAGCAGGTGGTGCCCTGGTTGGCGATGCCGGCGAAGGCCACCGCCATGCTCAGCGGGGCGACCTCGTTGGTGCCGAGCACCGAGGAGGCGCCCTTCTGCAGCGGGTCGCCGTCCGCCCGGTGCACCCCGAACGACGTGGCGGTGTCGCGGATCTTGCAGAGGTCAAGCCGCTTGGCCATGCCGAGGAAGCCGGTGTTGATCGAGTCGATCGTCGATTCCAGCGCCGAGTAGTTGCGGCCGGACTCGTTGGAGTCGTTCCGCGGGTTGTAGCCGGGGAAGCTCTGGGCGCCGTCGCAGTAGTCCTGGAAGGTGCCCCAATTGGCCTTGCGAGCGGAGTCGACCCGCTCGCCCAGCGGGTGGCCCTCCTTGAGCCATTCGGCCAGGGTGAACACCTTGTAGGTCGAGCCGGGCTGGAAGCCCCGCGAACCGCCCTGGGTGAAGTCAGTGTTGTAGTTGATTCCGGTGTACTCCGGGCCGGGAGCGACCTCTTCCTGGGTGTACTTCTTGTTCTGCGCCATGGTGAGCACCCGGCCGGTGCCCACCTCCACGCTGGTGGCCACGGCGCCCACGTCCCATCCGTCGAAGGTCATCGGCACGTTCTCGGCGATGGTCGCCTCGCTTGCCATCTGCAGTTCGATGTCGAGGGTGGTGTAGATCTGGTAGCCGCCGCGACGGAAGTTGGTGATGCGGCTGTCTTCATTTTCGCCGAAGGTGGGGTCGGTCTTGAGCTGGTAGGTGACGTAATCGCAGAAGTACGCGGCGCCGCCGGCGGTCTGGCAGCCGGTGCTGGGCTCGGTGAGAGCCGGTTCGATCGGGCTGGCGACGGCGGCGTCGTAGTCGGCCTGGTTGATTTTCTGGTGCTTGAGCATCTCGCGCAGGATGTAGTCGCGGCGGTCCTTGTTGGCGGCGTACCCGTTCGCGGCGCCGTTGGTTTCGCTTTCGGGCTCGTCCAAGCGGAACTTCTCCGGGTTGTTCACGATCGCGACCAGACTGGCCGCCTGCGGCAGGCTGAGGGTGGCGGCGCTGGCGGAGAAGTAGTACTCGGCCGCGGCCTGGATGCCATAGACGGTGCCGCCGAAGCCGGTGATGTTGAGGTAGCCCTGCAGGATCTCGTCCTTGCTGTACTCCTTCTCCACCCCGATGGCCAGCCGCATCTCCTTCAGCTTGCGTTCTTCGGTGGGGTCGGTGGCTTCCTCGAAGCAGGCCTGAAGTTCGTCCGGATCGGGCATGACCTCGCACTTCTGCACGAGCACGTTCTTGACGTACTGCTGGGTCACCGATGACCCACCCGAGGTGGGCCCGCCGGTGAACTTGGCCAGCGCCGCGCGCAGGGTGCCCTGCAGGTCCACGCCGCCGTGCTGACGGAACCGGGGGTCCTCACCGGCGACGACGGCATCCTGCACAAAGAGGTTCATGGCCTCGAGCGGGACTTCGACCCGGTTCTGGTCGTAGAACGACGCGAGCTCGTAGGGCGCACCGTTGCCGTCGATGGCGTAGATGGTGCTCACCTGGGACAGCTGGTCGATCTTCAGGTAATTCGGCAGGTTCTCGAAGGCGTTGATCGTGGTGCTGGTGGCCAAACTCGAGATCGCGAGGGCCGGCGTGATCCCGACAGCGATTAGCACGCCGGCGACGGCGCTCATGGCCACGAATCCGACGAGTCCCCCAACGACGCCGGAAAAAGTTCTTTTGTTTTCCCCCATAAGCGTGAGCTTAGAGGATCAAGGGTGGGGGAAAGCGGTGGTGGTCACCCCAGGACGAGGGGTCCCGGGGGGCGGCTAGGCGGCGGTGAGGGTCAGCAGCGTCGCCTCGGGCGGGCAGGCGAACCGCACCGGAGCGTAGATGGATGTGCCCAGTCCCGCGGAGACATTGAGGTATGAGGTGCGCAGCCCCACGCTCCAGAGGCTGAGGCCCTTCACCTGTCGGCGGGGAAGGTCACAATTGGTTACCAATGCGCCGAACTTGGGCACGCAGACCTGGCCGCCGTGGGTGTGGCCGGCCAGGATCAGCTGGGCGCCGTGGTTCACGAACGAGTTGAGCACCCGTTGGTAGGGCGCGTGCACGACGCCCACGGTGAGCGTGGAGCGCGGGCCGGTCGGTTCTTCGGGGTCCGGCCAGGTCTCCTCGGTGAGCGGGTCGTTGCCGCGCATCTCGTCGATGGCGCCGGTGATCAGGTCCAGCCGGTCGCGGCGGATGTGCGGATCGTCGACCCCGAACATCTCCAAGTGGGTGCCGTTGATGTCCAGCGCCTCGGCGGAGTTGTTCAGGTCGGTCCAGCCGAGGTCGGCGAACACCCGGTGCAGGTCGTCGGTGTCGAGCTCTGCGTGCCGGGTGCGCAGCGTCGACGGGCCGCCGAAGTACTTCAACGGGTTCTTCGGCTGTGGGCCGAAGAAGTCGTTCGAGCCGTTCACGAAGATGCCTGGGATGCCCGTGAACGGTTCGAGGGCGTACTCCACACCCGCGATGCCGTCTTCGTGACCCAGGTTGTCGCCGGTGTTCACGACCAGGTCGGGCTTCAACGCGGCCAGGCCGCGCACCCAGTCCTGTTTGTCGCGCTGCCACGGAGCCATGTGCAGGTCGGACAGGTGCAGCACCTTGATCGGGTCGGAGCCCGGCGCGAGCACCGGAACGGTGACCTCACGCAGGGTGAACCGGCGGCGCTCAATGAGCGAGCCCCAGGCGAAAGCGGCCAGCCCGGCCGCCGCTACGGCTGAAGCCGAGGCGACGACGGCGCGTGCGGTGCTCAACCTGCCGCTCCCTGCTGCTTGCCGACCACCACGGTGACGGTGCTGCCCGTGGTGGCGGCCGTGCCGGCCGCCGGGCTCATCGAAAGCACCTTGTTGTTCTGGCCGGGGTCGGTGACGGCTTGGTCGGTAACCACGACGTTGAAGCCGGCGAGCGTGGCCCTGGCCTGGTCGAGGGTCTGCCCCGCGACATCCGGCAGCAGCCCCTGGGCGCCGTTACTGGAATACACCGTGATTGTCGCGCCACTGCTGGCCTGGGATCCCCCAGCCGGATCGGTTCGGGCGACCGTGCCCGCGGGCAGCTCTGAATCGGTCACGCCGCCGTCGGCGACCTCAAAGCCGGCCCCCTCGAGCGCACTCTTCGCATCCTCCACGGACTGACCACGCACGTCGGGAACGGCGACCTGTGCCCCCTGAATGACGTTGGTGGACGCCTCGTCGAACTCGTCTCCGCCGTACTTGGCATTGGCGACGCTCATGATCTCCGGCCACATCCGGTGCCGGGCGGTGGCGGCGGAACCGCTGTCGAAGGCGTACTTGCTGGAGCGCTGGTTGGCATCGCCGGTGACGCTGACGACACCCACGACGGTGGCGACCTTGGAGCTCGCGCCGCTCATCCAGGTGTCCTTGGCGCCGTCGGTGGTTCCGGTCTTACCGATCATCGGCACCCGAGGGGACGTGTCGCCGTAGGACTGGGCGGCGGAGCCCTCAGTGAGCACCCGCTTCATGGCGTACGCCATGCCGGCGGCGACAGACGGCTCGACCGACTGGGTGCAGGTAGAGGCGGGCGGGGCGATCTCGGTGTCGTCAGGGCCGACGATGCGATCGATGACGACCGCCGAGCAGGTGTTGCCCTTGTTGGCGATGCCGGCGAAGGCCACCGCCATGCTCAGCGGTGCGACCTCGTTGGTGCCGAGCACCGAGGAGGCACCCTTCTCCAGCGGGTCGCCATCCCCCCGGTGCACCCCGAACGATTCGGC encodes the following:
- a CDS encoding GDP-L-fucose synthase → MSGAATDTRDQVDFTPAALDRDARFYVAGHRGLVGSAIWRRLEAEGFTDLVGRGSAELDLKDRDAVFAFFAETTPRYVVLAAAKVGGILANSTYPVDFLSDNLRIQVNVLDAALKYGVERLLFLGSSCIYPRLAPQPIREDTLLTGHLEPTNDAYAIAKIAGILQIQAIRRQYGLPWISAMPTNLYGPGDNFSPTGSHVLPALIRRYDGAAQSGATSVTNWGTGTPRREFLHVDDMAEACLHLLEHYDGPEQVNVGTGSDVTIREIAETIARVVGFTGTTEWDTDKPDGTPQKLLDVSKLAHAGWTAKIGLEDGIRSTVRWYRDRATTLRE
- a CDS encoding UDP-glucose/GDP-mannose dehydrogenase family protein codes for the protein MKISVIGCGYLGAVHASAMAELGHEVVGIDVDAAKIAALSAGRTPFFEPGLPEVLTSAIASGRLRFSTDIADAAGASVHFVAVGTPQKKGSNAADLSYVDAAVEALLPHLHAGDLIVGKSTVPVGTAARLAAVVAASGSGATLAWNPEFLREGFAVQDTIAPDRLVYGVPAGEAGERAVAQLNEVYVSAMATKTPLVVTDYATAELVKVAANAFLATKISFINAMAEIAEVSGADVTQLADAIGYDSRIGRRFLNAGVGFGGGCLPKDIRAFTARAEELGRGESVAFLKEVDAINLRRRQRVVDLAVAALNRPVYKAKVAVLGLSFKPHSDDVRDSPALDVAVQLRGLGADVVATDPQAIENSRARHPQLSYSSEIEETLRGAAAVVLVTEWPEFKAIDPVWAATLVETRTIIDGRNTLNAAEWRAAGWTYYGLGRP
- a CDS encoding LCP family protein → MPEVQNAPTRRQAPPAPGRRAWRIVFDVFSVFAVVVLGGAAVTVWNLSQSFEAVEKIPEAFPADESVRPPVATGAAASALNFLLLGSDSRGASTGSIANLSGQRSDTIVIVHVPADRQTLSVMSIPRDSWLEVPGFGEAKINAALSFGGVPLAVQTVEGLLGSRIDHVAVVDFAGFAALTNALGGVDIDNPIAFDSYHLAGHTFPQGTQHLDGTEALAFARERYAFTDGDFQRVRNQQLLIRALLSGLMQKSVLASPATMGGVVEAVSPNLAIDEELSATDLVSLGVELREVREGDVSFFTIPTAGTGTSADGQSIVNLDWAALPALQEAYRSDTVAALVRPLQAAG
- the gmd gene encoding GDP-mannose 4,6-dehydratase, translating into MTKRALITGITGQDGSYLAELLLAKGYEVHGLIRRASTFNTSRIDHLYVDPHDPTAKLFLHYGDLSDGSRLVTLLAEIQPDEVYNLAAQSHVRVSFDEPEHTGDTTGMGTIRLLEAVRMAGIHPRFYQASSSEMFGATPPPQNEDTPFYPRSPYGAAKVYSYWVTKNYREAYDMFAVNGILFNHESPRRGETFVTRKITRAVAAIKAGTQDHVYLGNLDSIRDWGYAAEYVEGMWRMLQADEPDDFVLATGGNFTVRDFVETSFSHAGLNWEDHVKFDERYLRPTEVDALVGDASKAQDKLGWKAEVDTAELARIMVDADIAALSHSGRPWIDEVKLTSWGTKAPQVGSEVA
- a CDS encoding VanZ family protein; translated protein: MNALAQRRHATLRTAARWLAATYLLTLTLIAFWPTPVDRGAHGTIVTVLARLHAHGVPHWLNYTLVEFTANFALFLPVGLLGVVLLGSARWWLAILAGFTASSLIELGQLVFLPARYATSIDVLANSAGAALGALLALALLATVTARSPGRPSQLN
- a CDS encoding HAD-IIB family hydrolase; translation: MSRPRLVAFDLDDTLAPSKSPMNPQMAALLVRLLDVAQVCVISGGQFSQFTMQVIDKLTDVDAAALTRLHLMPTCGTQYYRHQNDGWEQIYAENLTDDQKHRALTAAEKTARALGYWESDTWGPILEDRGSQITFSALGQAAPVAAKTQWDADGTKKTALREAVQALLPDLEVRSGGSTSVDITRRGIDKAYGMNRLADLTGIPLADMLFVGDRLDENGNDYPVKAMGVDCVAVEDWEDTVAFLDKLIPTLETVSP